In Deltaproteobacteria bacterium, the sequence TATCCGCCGCGGGAGATCGCCTACGTGGGCTGGGTGGGCTTGCGCGGCGCCGTGCCCATCATCCTCGCGACCTTTCCCATCCTGGAGCACGCGCCAGACGCGCTTCGCATCTTCGAGCTGGCGTTCTTCGTGGTGGTGCTCAACGCCATCTTCCCGGGGATGGCCGTGCCCTGGCTGACGCGGGCGCTCGGGCTCGTGTCGCGCGCGCCGCCGCCGCCACCTGCGGACCTCGAGATGTCCTCCACGCTGCTCCTTCGCGGCGAGGTGGTGACCTTCTTCATCTCCAAGGCCTCCGCGGCCTGCGATGCCACGCTCGCGGACCTGCCGTTTCCCGAGCACGCCGCGGCGATGGTGGTGGTGCGCGGGAGCGAGCTCGTGGCGCCGCGAGGGAACGTGGCGCTGAAAGCGGGCGATCACCTGTTCGTGGTGTGCCAGGCCGAGGATCGGCCGCTGCTGGAGCTCATCTTCGGCGAGCCCGAGCCGGAGTGACGCGTTAACCGATTGGTTTCATGCCCCGCGCGTGAGCTCGGCGGCCAGGAAGCGGCCGGCCTCCGCGAGCCCCGCTTCGGCGCGCGCCCGGCCCGCGTCGCTCTCCATCAATCGCCGGGCCGAGTCGCCGGCCGTGCCCGCAGCGATGTCCACGCTCACGAAGAACGCAGCCAGCGACGGTGTCACCTCGGCCTTGCGACCTTGCCGATAGGGCCGCTCCTTCAGCGTCTCGAAGATCTTCTCCAGCGTGCGATCGGCGTCGAAGCGCTTGGCCTTCTCCTCGAGCGAGCGCCAGGTGGCATCGAGCAGGTCCTCGAGCAACGCGCCCTGCAGCGCGCGCTCCAACCGCTCGCGCGCCTCCTCGTCGTCGACGCCGTGCGCCTGGGCGAAGCCGGGCACGAGCTTGGCCGCCAGGACCTTCGTCGTCGCGAGGTGAGCCAGCCGGGGCGGGTAGCGCATGGCACGTGCTCCTTGGGGCGCGTAGATTCCGCGCCATGCCGCCGGCGCGCAACCCAGGCTACCGCTATCGCCTCCAGCTCGGGGCAGAAGCGCGCGGCCAGCGTGCGCTGGGCTACCTCGCGGCGCGCTTCGATCACTCCACGCCCGAGACCTGGGCCGAGCGCTTTGCCGCGGGCGAGGTGGAGCTCGACGGCAATCGCGCAGAAGCCGCGACGCCGCTCGTGCCAGGTCAATGGCTCGTCTGGAACCGGCCGCCGTGGGACGAGCCCGAGGTGCCGCTGCGCTTCGACGTGATCCACGAAGACACCGAGCTCCTCATCGTCGCCAAACCCTCGGGATTGCCCACGGCGCCCGCGGGCGGGTTCTTCGCGCACACGCTGCTCACGCTGGTGCAGGCGCGCGACCCCGGGTGGGCGCCGATGCACCGGCTCGGACGCGGCACGAGTGGATTGGTGATCTTCGCGCGCACGCCCGAGGCGCGCTCGCACGTGCAGGCGCAGCTTCGGACGCGCGAGCTCGAGAAGCGCTACCTGGCGCTGGCGCGCGGCGAGCTCGTGCCGCAGGTCATCGATGCGCCGATTGGTCCCGTGCAGCACCCGCGGCTGGGCGAGGTCTTCGCGTCGAGCGCGACCGGGCGCGCGTCGCAGTCGATCGTCGAGCGCGTGTGGCCGCGGGGTTCGAACACGCTCGCCGAGGTGCGCATCGTGACCGGCCGGCCCCACCAGATCCGGATCCACCTCGCGTTCGCGGGGCATCCACTCGTGGGCGATCCGCTCTACGCGAATGGCGGCGTGCCCCTACCCGAGCTGCCGGCGCTGCCAGGCGATCTCGGCTACGCGCTGCACGCGTGGCGCGTGGCGCTCACGCACCCGCGCGACGGTCGGAGGCTGGAGCTCGAAGCGCCGCCGCCCCCGCTACTCGCGATGTAAACCAATTGGTTAAGGACACTTGCTCGCCATCGGCGGCAGGTCGTGCCACCACGGCGGCGTGGGCGGGTCGTCGGTGGGCTCGATGGGCTCGCCCAGCTTCGGCGTGAGCAGCTTCACGTGGTCGGCCACGGCGTC encodes:
- a CDS encoding RluA family pseudouridine synthase — encoded protein: MPPARNPGYRYRLQLGAEARGQRALGYLAARFDHSTPETWAERFAAGEVELDGNRAEAATPLVPGQWLVWNRPPWDEPEVPLRFDVIHEDTELLIVAKPSGLPTAPAGGFFAHTLLTLVQARDPGWAPMHRLGRGTSGLVIFARTPEARSHVQAQLRTRELEKRYLALARGELVPQVIDAPIGPVQHPRLGEVFASSATGRASQSIVERVWPRGSNTLAEVRIVTGRPHQIRIHLAFAGHPLVGDPLYANGGVPLPELPALPGDLGYALHAWRVALTHPRDGRRLELEAPPPPLLAM